From the bacterium genome, the window CGCGGAGGTCGGCCACGTCGCGGGCAAGAGCGGCATAATGTTCGCGCTTGAGAACACCTTTGAGAGCTCCCCGGATGTGCTCTGCACGCTTGTTGATCGTCTTGACCCGGAGGTCTTCGGGCACTGCTTCGACATCGGACACTTCAACGTGTTTGCCCGGGGAGATCTTTCGAGCTGGCTGAGGCGAGTTAAGGGGCGCCTCGTTGAGCTGCACCTGCACGACAACGACGGTGGGTCCGACCAGCACCTCGCTATCGGGGAGGGCACGGCGGATTTCGGCTCTCTATTCAGCGGTCTCGCAGAGACCCTGGACAGGCTTGTGTTGACGGTCGAGGCGCACGAGGCGTCAGGTGTGCGGCGAAGCCTCTCTGCACTTGAGAAGCTCTTGGCAAGGGTTGAGTAGATGGCAGTTGAGGGGAAACGCAGACCTTTGGCGAGGGCTTTCGAGCTAGCGCTCGCCCTGCGGTACCTGAAAGCGAGTCGCAAACAGGCATTCATATCGATCATCACCGTCATTTCCATCGGTGGCATCGCGGTTGGGGTGGCGGCGCTAATCATTGTTCTAGCCGTGATGACGGGCTTTGAGCAGGACCTTCGGCAGAAGATCTTGGGGATAAGAGCACACGTTCTTGTAACCAGGCAGCCGTTCAGCGACGTTCAGCGCATACTTCTGTCGAAAGAGGTGATGGAGAAGATCAGTTGTGTGGAGGGGGTGACGGGAGTTTCGCCGTTCGTCTTCGGGCAAGTGATGATCCGCTCGCCCAACCGGACGCAAGGCATTGCCGTGCGAGGTGTTGATCCTAGGCTCGAGGCCTCGGTGAGCGACCTTCATAAGAACATGGTGGAGGGCAAGCTCATCTCGTTGACGCGGCGAGATTTTAGACCTGAGGATGAGGAGAACGAGGGCCGGTATGACGGGATCATCGTGGGGCAGGAGATGGCGTCCAATTTGGGCATCTACGTCGGAGACAAGGTCGCCCTGATCTCGCCGTTTGGAAGGGATACACCGGCCGGCCTTGTGCCGAAGCTCAGGTGGATGGTCGTCGCTGGGATATTCAAGTCAGGGATGTATGAGTTTGATTCGAGCCTCGCCTATATCTCTCTGGTTGCGGCGCAGGATTTTTTCGATATGGGGGATGAGATAAATGGCTACGAGGTGAGAACGGACGACATTTTCAGGGCAAGAGCCATTACCCAAGAGATCGCCCAAGTCCTCGGGTCGCCCTACAAGGCGACGGATTGGCAGGATATGAACAAGAATCTGTTTGCTGCCATGAAGCTCGAGAAGATCGCCATGTTCATTATTCTCGCACTGATCGTGTTGGTGGCGGCGTTCAACATCGCCAGCACCCTCATAATGATGGTGATGGAGAAGAACAGGGACATCGGGATACTCAAGTCAATGGGCGCCAGCAACGGGAGCGTGATGGCGATATTCATGATCGAGGGGACGCTCATCGGTGTGGTTGGAACGGCGATCGGCGCGGTCGCCGGCTCCATTATTTGCCATGTGGCCGACAAGTATCACCTGATTAGCCTCAGCGGCGACGTCTATTATCTCAGTTACCTGCCGTTCAGGATGACGTCTCTGGACTTTACTCTTATCTGCGCAGGCTCCATCCTTCTGAGCTTCATCTCCACGATATATCCCTCTCGGCAGGCGGCCCGGCTCGATCCGGTGGAGGCGATTAGATATGAGTGAAGACCTCATCGTTGTAGAGGAGTTGTGCAAGGAGTTCGTCCGGGCCGGCACGGTTACGCAAGTGCTGAGATCTGTTTCGTTCTCGGTAAGAAAGGGGCAGTTCGCCTGCATAGTTGGCTCCTCCGGCGCCGGCAAATCGACGTTGCTCAGCATACTTGGCACACTACTTGGGCCTACCTCTGGCGAGGTGAGGTTTGACGGCCGGGACGTATTTGATGCGTCCAAGTCAGCTCTCTCCCGCTTCAGAAACGAGCGGATTGGTTTCGTCTTTCAATTTCACCATCTCTTGCCTGAGTTCAGCGCGGTCGAGAACGTTTCAGTGCCGCTTCTGATCAGGCGCGTTGCGCCCAGGGCTGCGCAGGTTCAGGCGATGTCGCTTCTCGAGAGGGTAGGGCTTGAGCATCGCATCTCTCACCGCCCCGCGGAGCTCTCCTTCGGCGAGCAGCAGCGCGTGGCCGTGGCGAGAGCTCTCGTGGGCGAGCCAGAGATTGTCCTGGCCGACGAGCCGACCGGCAATCTCGACCACGAGACCGGAGACCGCGTGTTCTCGCTGCTTCTGGACCTGACCGTTAGAAGAGGCAGGACCCTCGTAGTCGTTACCCATAACCAAGAGCTTGCCTCGCACGCCGTTCAGGTGCTCCGGCTTGTGGATGGCGCCTGTGTCTCGGGGTGAGCTTGCATTTATTTGGAGTCTTGGCTATGTTCAAGCATGAATTGAGAGTATCTTTGGATTGGGGCTTTTGGCCTTTTATTCATAGTTACGCTACGCTGAGAACGTTGGCTCAAAGGACAGAGTCGCAAGCCTCGGGCGAAGAGCTGTTTGTGTTAATAGGATGTGTGATGTGTGATGTTTGGTGATAGATATACTGACGGCGCCAGGAAAACGGTTTATTACGCCAAGAAAGAGGCGCTGCGCTGCGGTCATCCCTCCCTGAGAACTGAACACTTGTTGCTGGGCCTTTTGAAGGACCCTGACAACACCGGCTGTG encodes:
- a CDS encoding lipoprotein-releasing ABC transporter permease subunit, with the protein product MAVEGKRRPLARAFELALALRYLKASRKQAFISIITVISIGGIAVGVAALIIVLAVMTGFEQDLRQKILGIRAHVLVTRQPFSDVQRILLSKEVMEKISCVEGVTGVSPFVFGQVMIRSPNRTQGIAVRGVDPRLEASVSDLHKNMVEGKLISLTRRDFRPEDEENEGRYDGIIVGQEMASNLGIYVGDKVALISPFGRDTPAGLVPKLRWMVVAGIFKSGMYEFDSSLAYISLVAAQDFFDMGDEINGYEVRTDDIFRARAITQEIAQVLGSPYKATDWQDMNKNLFAAMKLEKIAMFIILALIVLVAAFNIASTLIMMVMEKNRDIGILKSMGASNGSVMAIFMIEGTLIGVVGTAIGAVAGSIICHVADKYHLISLSGDVYYLSYLPFRMTSLDFTLICAGSILLSFISTIYPSRQAARLDPVEAIRYE
- a CDS encoding ABC transporter ATP-binding protein, coding for MSEDLIVVEELCKEFVRAGTVTQVLRSVSFSVRKGQFACIVGSSGAGKSTLLSILGTLLGPTSGEVRFDGRDVFDASKSALSRFRNERIGFVFQFHHLLPEFSAVENVSVPLLIRRVAPRAAQVQAMSLLERVGLEHRISHRPAELSFGEQQRVAVARALVGEPEIVLADEPTGNLDHETGDRVFSLLLDLTVRRGRTLVVVTHNQELASHAVQVLRLVDGACVSG